In Limnobaculum parvum, one DNA window encodes the following:
- the tolQ gene encoding Tol-Pal system protein TolQ: MTDMNIMSLFLEASLLVKFVMLILVGFSIASWAIIIQRTRILSTARREAEAFEDKFWSGIDLSRLYQESNSRRDDLGGSEQIFYSGFKEFARLHRANNHAPEAAIEGATRAMRLSLNRELENLENHIPFLGVVGSISPYIGLFGTVWGIMHSFIALGAVKQATLQMVAPGIAEALIATAIGLFAAIPAVMAHNRLSLRVFKLEQNYDNFMEEFTTILHRQAFSTETK, translated from the coding sequence GTGACTGACATGAATATCATGAGCCTGTTCCTTGAGGCTAGTTTACTCGTAAAATTTGTAATGCTGATCCTGGTTGGGTTTTCAATTGCATCTTGGGCTATTATTATCCAACGTACCCGTATTTTAAGTACGGCGAGACGTGAAGCGGAAGCTTTTGAAGATAAATTCTGGTCTGGTATCGACTTATCTCGTTTGTATCAGGAAAGTAACTCCCGTCGCGATGACTTGGGTGGTTCAGAACAAATTTTCTATTCAGGTTTTAAAGAGTTCGCTCGCCTGCACCGCGCTAACAATCATGCGCCGGAAGCAGCCATTGAAGGGGCAACCAGAGCGATGCGCCTTTCCCTGAATCGTGAGCTTGAAAACTTAGAAAACCATATTCCATTTCTTGGTGTGGTAGGGTCTATCAGCCCGTATATCGGTCTGTTTGGTACCGTATGGGGTATTATGCACTCCTTTATCGCGCTGGGGGCAGTAAAACAGGCAACATTGCAGATGGTTGCTCCGGGTATTGCTGAAGCGTTGATAGCGACTGCAATTGGTCTGTTTGCTGCGATTCCTGCCGTAATGGCACACAACCGCCTTAGCTTACGAGTATTTAAGCTCGAGCAGAATTATGACAACTTTATGGAAGAGTTCACCACAATTCTCCATCGTCAGGCGTTCTCCACAGAGACTAAATAA
- the ybgC gene encoding tol-pal system-associated acyl-CoA thioesterase, producing the protein MSNLLFKWPVRVYFEDTDAGGVVYHARYVAFYERARTEMLRQYNYNQQQLLSEHVAFAVRRMAVEYIFPARLDDMLEIETDVVAIGGASLTFAQRIFDQHGKLLSQADVLVACVDSHLMKPMKLPRSIVAELKK; encoded by the coding sequence GTGAGTAACTTGCTGTTCAAATGGCCCGTTCGGGTCTATTTTGAAGACACTGATGCAGGCGGTGTAGTTTATCATGCCCGTTATGTGGCCTTTTATGAAAGAGCGCGCACTGAGATGCTGCGCCAATACAATTATAATCAGCAACAATTGCTGAGTGAGCATGTCGCTTTCGCTGTTCGTCGTATGGCCGTTGAGTATATTTTTCCTGCTCGTCTCGATGACATGCTGGAGATTGAAACTGACGTTGTGGCTATTGGCGGCGCATCCCTTACGTTTGCACAACGCATCTTTGACCAACATGGTAAACTTTTAAGCCAGGCAGATGTGTTAGTAGCATGTGTTGATTCACACCTGATGAAGCCAATGAAGCTTCCTCGGTCTATTGTCGCGGAGTTAAAGAAGTGA
- the ybgE gene encoding cyd operon protein YbgE: MGTLFNKLYAIMDKGPFRALSLILAFSLAFCVFWDPARFAAKTSTVEIWQSFLVMWAICTGIIHGVGFRPRRIRWKAFFTPLPAIAVLIAGLAYFLS, translated from the coding sequence ATGGGTACTTTGTTTAATAAACTGTACGCTATTATGGATAAGGGCCCGTTTCGGGCCCTTTCTTTAATCTTAGCGTTTTCACTGGCGTTCTGTGTTTTTTGGGATCCCGCCCGGTTTGCAGCCAAGACCAGTACTGTTGAGATATGGCAAAGTTTTCTGGTTATGTGGGCAATATGCACGGGGATTATTCACGGGGTAGGGTTTCGTCCTCGGAGAATTCGCTGGAAAGCTTTTTTTACGCCGCTTCCGGCAATTGCGGTCTTGATCGCTGGCCTGGCTTACTTTTTGTCATAA
- the cydX gene encoding cytochrome bd-I oxidase subunit CydX, with amino-acid sequence MWYFAWSLGTLLACACGIIGAVWYETNNGKNDE; translated from the coding sequence ATGTGGTATTTTGCCTGGAGTCTCGGTACGTTGCTTGCCTGTGCATGTGGTATCATCGGTGCAGTATGGTATGAAACCAACAACGGGAAAAACGACGAATAA
- the cydB gene encoding cytochrome d ubiquinol oxidase subunit II: MLDYETLRFIWWLLVGVLLVGFAITDGFDMGVGILVPIIGKTNTERRIMINSIAPHWDGNQVWLITAGGALFAAWPQAYAAAFSGFYIAMILVLAALFFRPIGFDYRGKVEDQRWRNLWDGGIFFGSFVPALVFGVAFGNLLQGVPFNIDSMSHLTYTGNFFQLLNPFALVAGVVSLMMLVTQGAAWLQMKTTAELRLRARTATQIGALVVLIAFAAAGAWVVYGIDGYVVTSALNHTAPSNPLNKQVAIQAGAWLINYNNYPILWTVPALGVVLPLLTIISSRCNSGGMAFLFSSLTIACVIFTAGITMFPFIMPSNINPSISLTMWDATSSHLTLTVMTFVALIFVPLILIYTIWSYVKMFGRLDRKHIEDNHTSLY, translated from the coding sequence ATGTTAGATTACGAGACATTACGATTTATCTGGTGGCTGTTGGTTGGCGTGTTATTGGTAGGTTTCGCCATTACCGATGGTTTTGATATGGGCGTCGGTATTCTTGTGCCTATCATCGGTAAGACCAATACTGAACGTCGTATTATGATTAACAGTATTGCCCCTCACTGGGATGGTAACCAAGTATGGTTGATCACTGCCGGTGGTGCATTATTTGCTGCATGGCCACAGGCTTATGCCGCTGCGTTCTCCGGTTTCTATATTGCGATGATTCTGGTTCTGGCGGCGTTATTCTTTCGTCCGATTGGTTTCGATTATCGCGGTAAAGTTGAAGATCAGCGCTGGCGTAACCTGTGGGATGGTGGCATCTTCTTTGGTAGCTTCGTCCCGGCGCTGGTGTTTGGTGTGGCCTTTGGTAACCTGTTGCAAGGTGTGCCATTCAACATCGACAGCATGTCCCACTTAACTTACACCGGTAACTTCTTCCAACTGCTTAACCCGTTTGCCCTGGTTGCTGGCGTGGTTAGCCTGATGATGTTAGTGACTCAGGGTGCGGCATGGTTACAGATGAAGACCACTGCCGAGCTGCGTCTGCGTGCTCGAACGGCAACGCAAATCGGTGCTTTAGTGGTACTGATTGCTTTTGCAGCAGCAGGGGCTTGGGTAGTTTATGGTATTGATGGTTATGTTGTGACCTCGGCATTAAATCACACGGCTCCGTCTAACCCGCTGAACAAGCAAGTTGCTATTCAGGCCGGTGCATGGCTGATTAACTATAACAACTATCCGATTTTGTGGACTGTGCCCGCATTAGGTGTGGTGTTACCGTTACTGACTATCATCAGTTCTCGCTGCAATAGCGGTGGTATGGCATTCCTATTCTCATCACTGACCATTGCTTGTGTCATCTTTACGGCGGGGATCACGATGTTCCCATTCATCATGCCGTCAAATATTAACCCAAGCATTAGTTTGACCATGTGGGATGCAACTTCAAGTCACCTGACTCTGACAGTAATGACCTTTGTTGCGCTGATTTTCGTTCCACTGATATTGATTTATACGATTTGGAGCTACGTGAAAATGTTTGGCCGTCTCGATAGAAAGCACATCGAAGACAACCACACTTCACTGTATTGA
- the cydA gene encoding cytochrome ubiquinol oxidase subunit I, whose protein sequence is MFDIVELSRLQFALTAMYHFLFVPLTLGMAFLLAIMESVYVLTGKQIYKDMTRFWGKLFGINFALGVATGLTMEFQFGTNWSYYSQYVGDIFGAPLAIEGLMAFFLESTLVGLFFFGWDRLSKVQHLTVTWFVALGSNLSALWILVANGWMQNPVASEFNFETMRMEMLSFAELVLNPVAQVKFVHTVSAGYVTGSMFILGVSAFYLLKKRDLPFAKRSFAIAACFGLASTLSVILLGDESGHELGDVQRVKLAAIEAEWETQPAPAAFNIISLPDQKEMKNHYAIEVPYALGIIATRSLDKQITGLKDLITENELRIRNGITAYQMLEKLRAGDKDPAVRATFNQTKKDLGFGILLHTQAKDINNATEAEIKAAAASTIPEVAPLYFSFRIMVGCGFLMLLIIGLSVYHVARNRIGEKPWLLRLALYGIPLPWIACEAGWFVAEYGRQPWAIADVLPVAAATSNLTTGDLWFSIILICGLYTLFLIAEMYLMFKYARLGPSSLKTGRYHFEQSSAALVQETR, encoded by the coding sequence ATGTTTGATATCGTCGAACTATCACGATTACAGTTTGCCCTGACGGCAATGTACCATTTCCTGTTTGTCCCGCTAACGTTAGGTATGGCGTTTTTGTTGGCAATCATGGAATCGGTATATGTGCTGACAGGTAAACAAATATATAAAGATATGACCAGATTCTGGGGCAAGTTATTCGGTATTAACTTTGCACTGGGTGTGGCTACGGGTTTAACCATGGAGTTCCAGTTTGGTACAAACTGGTCTTACTATTCCCAGTATGTAGGGGATATCTTCGGTGCGCCTCTGGCTATCGAAGGTCTGATGGCGTTCTTCCTTGAATCAACGTTAGTTGGTTTGTTCTTCTTCGGTTGGGATCGTCTAAGTAAGGTTCAACATTTAACCGTAACTTGGTTTGTTGCTTTAGGTTCTAACCTTTCTGCACTGTGGATTCTTGTGGCAAACGGCTGGATGCAAAATCCAGTTGCATCAGAATTTAACTTTGAAACCATGCGCATGGAGATGCTTAGCTTTGCGGAACTGGTGTTAAACCCAGTTGCTCAGGTTAAATTCGTTCATACCGTCTCTGCTGGTTATGTTACGGGTTCGATGTTTATTCTTGGCGTTAGCGCATTCTATTTACTGAAGAAGCGCGATCTGCCATTCGCCAAGCGTTCATTTGCTATCGCGGCTTGTTTCGGTCTGGCTTCAACCCTGTCAGTTATCCTGTTAGGTGATGAGTCTGGTCATGAGTTAGGTGATGTACAGCGCGTGAAACTGGCAGCTATTGAAGCAGAATGGGAAACACAACCTGCTCCGGCCGCATTCAACATCATTAGCCTTCCGGATCAAAAAGAGATGAAGAACCACTACGCGATTGAGGTTCCTTATGCTTTAGGGATCATCGCAACGCGTTCTTTAGATAAGCAAATCACCGGTCTGAAAGATCTGATAACAGAAAACGAGTTACGTATTCGTAACGGTATTACTGCTTATCAGATGCTGGAAAAACTGCGCGCAGGGGATAAAGACCCGGCAGTAAGAGCTACCTTTAACCAGACCAAAAAGGATTTGGGATTCGGTATCCTGCTGCACACGCAAGCTAAAGATATCAATAACGCAACAGAGGCTGAAATCAAAGCCGCTGCTGCCAGCACCATTCCTGAAGTGGCTCCGCTTTACTTCTCATTTCGTATCATGGTTGGCTGTGGATTCCTGATGCTATTGATCATCGGCCTCTCGGTATATCACGTTGCACGTAACCGCATTGGTGAGAAACCCTGGTTGCTTCGTTTAGCGCTGTACGGTATTCCATTGCCGTGGATTGCTTGTGAAGCCGGCTGGTTCGTTGCTGAGTATGGCCGTCAGCCGTGGGCGATTGCCGATGTTCTGCCGGTTGCGGCAGCAACATCGAACCTGACGACAGGTGACCTGTGGTTCTCAATCATCCTGATTTGCGGGCTGTACACACTGTTCCTCATTGCGGAAATGTACTTAATGTTCAAATATGCACGCCTAGGCCCAAGTAGCCTGAAAACAGGGCGTTACCACTTTGAACAAAGTAGTGCCGCATTAGTGCAAGAAACACGGTAA